From Impatiens glandulifera chromosome 7, dImpGla2.1, whole genome shotgun sequence:
CCGATTGACTCCTGAATTagtaagataaaaaaaaaaacatgataggTTCATGTAGCACCATATAGTTGTGGTATAGTGGTAATTAATCATGTCACCCGAGTGACCCATTTTGATCTCGACATCGATGTTTTTTCTTTGGTTGGGTATTGGTGCAACTTTACCCACTTGTAAAAATATTTCGAAAATTCATTAAGCAAAATCATTTTTggtaatatatttgataatttttttaaaagaatccctaaaattattatacattaatagGAATAACCATTGGATTCGAGGGTCTTTATCAAAGATAAGAAGATCTAGagacatttttttttgatatataatgacaatttttttaaatggattcCTAAGTTATTATGtacattaacaaaaaaaaaaataaaaaaaaaagtattatacaTCAATAAGAGAAGCTTAAATCATTGAATTTTGAAGGTATTTATCACAGGATGCAAAGTCATTTCTTCATGATTTGTTTAAATGATccctaaattattataaattaaccaaaaaaaataacactGTTATACACTAATAAGAACAAGCTTTaaccatttcatttcatttcaggTTCCTAAACAAAAACATTTCTTGCGTATTTGTTTAAATGGATCcctaattattattcaaaaacaaaaacaaaacaaaattagtaTACATTAATAGGAACAAGTTTAAACCATTGGATTTGTGGGTCTTGATCACAAAAAGGAAGATCTAAAGAATCCGATCCCACACAAAGACATTTGTTAGTAAACACCATTGAAGAACTCCCATCCAAACACAAATCCCCTCCTCCTTCCTCCCTTTTTCCTGCCAAATGAAGACCCGACCCGGAAACCTTCCTCCACTTAGCCCTCGGGCTTCCACAGTCACCGGAGATTCCTACCGCCTCTCCTTCCTCCACGATCGACAAACACCGGTCGGTACCAGCCAACTTGATCGCCGACCCATCTTGATCTTGGTCCCATCTTGTTGAAATAGAGCTATTGCAGTTTCCTAATGCTATAACATCTTTGTCTAGTAGGTTAACACATTGCCCACTTTGTGGGTGATAAAGAATGTTGGATTTTGTCTTATTTGAATTCGGATCTGCCCACGCCCACCCATGACCCATCAAAAACAACAtcgaattaattattaatcagataataaattaattgattattaacaaaaataatacgTACCCTGAGAAATTTGCTGTAAAAATTGTAGCTTTCTTTGTACAGTTATATTTCTGGGTCGGGTCCAATTCAAATCCATCATGCCGTAAGACTCTTCCATATTAGTTACCCCTTCCCTTAACATGTAACTTCCCTGTAATGCCCACCAACCCCAATCCAGATCTTTCTCAGCTAAAACCGAAATCAAGCAATTCAAATACCGGTTACCCATTTCATCCCCACCTCTCTGATCGGTTCCAAATTCACTCAAAAACAAGGGAATTCCATTGTCTAACAAGAAACCCGACTTACTAAAAAACAACCCGATTTTCGACCCACAAAACTCGTTCGTTTTGTTCAACCAGCTTTCTTGAGATTCCCCAAACGGGTACCAATGAGCCTCGAACACCAATTTCTTGTCAACGTTCGCACCGAATGGTCTACCTTTAAGAAACTCAAGATTCGAATTGTATTGTAAACCGGACACGATTATCAGCATATCCGGATTCACATAATGGATCGCGTTTGCGCCTTGCTGCATGTAATCATACCAATCGTTCTCGTTCTGTCTAGACCCACGAAGCTCATTCCTCATGCTCATTCCGACCACCGTTGGATTGCCTTTGTATTTCCTGGCGACCATAGTTAAGCCCATACCCCATTCAGTAACATCGAAATTCTCATCACCAAAGAACCCATTTCCATCTGTTTCTCCACAGCACCATTGAGGAAGACTAATATGATTATCCAAGATTACAACCACATTATTTAACCCGAGTTCGTTAACCACAGCCAGGTGAACATTCTCACCGGTCAGGTTAAGGAGTTTAGGATTGTTAATGGCGAATCCTTCCTTTGCATCTTTCAGGTCAAACTTGTCGAGTGATTGGGCGACAGTTAGGCTAGAATACTCGTGTCTAGTGTACATAAAAGTTGCCCACAAGAGTCGGACGCAGTTGAAACCCATGGAAGCCACATTGGCCGCAATGTGCGACAATGGCTGCTTTTCCAAGCCTTCGGGCACCATAATGTGGAGATGACCGGCCCAATTGGTGCATCTGAGCTTGAACCGGTTTCCAGACGGATCAACAATCCATCTTGAGTTGGTGGAAAGAGTGATCGCCATTGTTTGATGAGTGaagcttaaaaataaaattatgctAATTAAACAGGTCGACATCGCCATTGGAGAGAGTTGGAGGTTTGAAAagatattatgataaaaatttatatttgtatattttatatttattaatcttatttatggTTTTCATGCATTGAATTGCATTGAAATGCGCCGAGTGAAAAGTAAAAGGAGAAGACGGGGCTGAGTAATACAATGACAAGTGTTTTTGATACTCTGTTGTAATAGCACGTCTCACATCTAATTTACAGCAtgcaatatatttatttttttattttatttatcatgtaATAATgctgattttttaatttagattacATGGaaaatttgtaattgaaaatgattattataatttgagatGGATTGAACAAATTTCATGGTGCATATATATGATCTGGagtcaaatatttttgaaataacttAAAAACTAGTCTGATTAGttttattgagattttttttaaattttattcaattttttttataaattatctctATCATATTCCTAACATTCTAGTTgtcaaattacttatttatcaattaaaatacctttttattttatccttaaaaaaattaaatataaaaataatttaaaaaattaaaactcaagataatactttttaatcaaacaagattttgttattatttttgacaaaatctaaacaaaaattctgaaaaaaaataaatttgaaaaaagtcCTTACTAATTAGGGTAAAATAGATATTTGTTGCCCTGTTTGGGAGTGTTCTTATTCAGAGCTTGGCTTTTTGTTTTGCCAATTGTGTTGTTTTGGGATAGATTAATAAAGTAATTGGgagtttttcttttattatttgtatgtcttattattaagccagaaattcaatttaaaaattttcatccattttaattattatagaatttttatttcttgttttttatttttggtagaAACAACATAATTAACTTTTCTAATTTagagaatataatataacaattaaTCTCCCTTAGATGACTCCATTAATAACTTAATTCCTACCCTAGGCAGTCAGTGAAATATCTATTTTCGAAAtcagttattattttattatccgattttgacaattatttatattttatctctatCTCAGGGATTTATTACCTGATTAAATACTTAAAAGATTATAGTGGtcgaaaaatataaatataatttaattaaataataaataactttaaaattattaatatctaaatatttaaaaaacaaataaaaatattatttacttacatatgtatatgtatgcggtagaaaataacaattttgtttatttgagtTGAAGAAAGAAGTTAGAAAaaagattaaagataaaaagtgtagagaaaaataacattttatttataaaaaaattgaagataaaaagtaatgaagagaagataattatttttttttaaatattaaaaataaagtgaagTGGAgtgttgataaaaaataaaataatgatatttttgtgATAATGTTTGTCAATACGGAGATATTTGAAAGTTCACATTAaatcctaataaaaaaatattttattttaatattaatatagttagATACCGTATTTGAGTTATGCACACTTTCTAACCTCGACAGCCGGTCGAGTATTTTCCTAACTCATGCCCGATTTTTGCCTCGGAACCGATTTAAAATAGCTTAAGTCAACATTAAATACTAACTACATCGGATATAATACCATtgtcataataattaatatgtgaTAATATAttctacaaatattataatCCAATTAGATTTTGACAATCATTTAAGTGAGGGGCCTTCCCTAGCCACTAGGGTAAGCCCTCTAGTTATGCAGCTTCCacctttcaaaaaaataaaatatattattagtggtGATTAAGAAttctattattaaaatgtccgcgattttattatttgtatgatttttatttttatttttttttattgaattaggATTATggaaattcaagtggtttatTTCTCGAATCTAATTATTTCTACCTCTATCTTCAATCCCGACAGGTCAATTACCCGATATAagactataaatatcaaaaaaaaaaaaaaaaataagttcattaaataataaataactttaaaattattaatatcaaaatgtataaaaaataaataaaaaacattatttatttacatatctATGGTGtagaaaataacaattttattcttagtattcaaaaaaaaaagttagaatgaagattgaagatgaaaaagaagatagataaataacattttgttattaaataaacaaagatagagaataatgaagataaagtatttttttttttttaaaatattaaaaattaaagttgaaaCGGAgtgttttgataaaatt
This genomic window contains:
- the LOC124910134 gene encoding glycosyl hydrolase 5 family protein-like produces the protein MAITLSTNSRWIVDPSGNRFKLRCTNWAGHLHIMVPEGLEKQPLSHIAANVASMGFNCVRLLWATFMYTRHEYSSLTVAQSLDKFDLKDAKEGFAINNPKLLNLTGENVHLAVVNELGLNNVVVILDNHISLPQWCCGETDGNGFFGDENFDVTEWGMGLTMVARKYKGNPTVVGMSMRNELRGSRQNENDWYDYMQQGANAIHYVNPDMLIIVSGLQYNSNLEFLKGRPFGANVDKKLVFEAHWYPFGESQESWLNKTNEFCGSKIGLFFSKSGFLLDNGIPLFLSEFGTDQRGGDEMGNRYLNCLISVLAEKDLDWGWWALQGSYMLREGVTNMEESYGMMDLNWTRPRNITVQRKLQFLQQISQDPNSNKTKSNILYHPQSGQCVNLLDKDVIALGNCNSSISTRWDQDQDGSAIKLAGTDRCLSIVEEGEAVGISGDCGSPRAKWRKVSGSGLHLAGKREEGGGDLCLDGSSSMVFTNKCLCVGSDSLDLPFCDQDPQIQWFKLVPINVY